AGAAAGATAGGAATATTCCTCACTGGGCATCAAGAAAACCGTTTCGACGGTCTCCGCCAGCTTGCGATTGACGAGTGCCATTTGAAATTCGTGTTCGAAATCAGAAATCGCGCGGAGCCCTCGAAGAATAGCATGGGCGCCGCTGCTTCGCACAAAATCTACCAGGAGACCTTCGAAGGTCGTGACCTCCAGGTTAGGCAGGTCTTTGGTGACGAGGCGGACCATCTCCAGTCGTTCCTTCGCGCTGAACAATGGGTGTTTTGAGGGGTTGGGCGCAATGGCGACGATCATCTTTTCGAACATCCGGAATCCACGCCGGATGATGTCCGAGTGGCCATGGGTGATCGGATCGAATGTGCCGGGGTAGACGGCGATCTTCATGCGCGCGGGGCTTCTTTCGGCGTCAGGTGGAACCGTGTGAGTGCCGTGTCCCCATAGTCATAACGTTTCACTTGGGAGAGCGGTCCCAGGGTCTCGGGCATGTGCTCCTTGCTGCTATGTTCGATGACCACCACGGCATCTTCGG
Above is a genomic segment from Nitrospira defluvii containing:
- the coaD gene encoding pantetheine-phosphate adenylyltransferase, which encodes MKIAVYPGTFDPITHGHSDIIRRGFRMFEKMIVAIAPNPSKHPLFSAKERLEMVRLVTKDLPNLEVTTFEGLLVDFVRSSGAHAILRGLRAISDFEHEFQMALVNRKLAETVETVFLMPSEEYSYLSSTIIKDVASHGGSLKDFVHPEVARRLQERIRSFKG